The Candidatus Zixiibacteriota bacterium genome segment GCGTAAAGTACGAATATGTGGCCTACGAGGATGCGGTTCACGCCTTCACGCAGCCGATGGCAGGCGACGACAAAGCCAAAGGCGCGGCGTACAACGAAGCGGCGGACAAACGCTCGTGGGATGCGATGAAGAGATTCTTCGTCGACCTGTTCAAGTAGCCCGCGGAGGGATTATTGCCGATGGCACAAGATTATTCATTCGATGTTGTCTCAAAGATCGACATGGAAGAAGTGCTCAATGCCGTTAATCAGGCAACGCGCGAGATGAGCCAGCGGTTTGACTTTAAGGGGAGCAAGAGCAGCATCGCGCTCAATCGCAAAGAACGCGAGATCACGGTCGTCGGCGATGACGATATGAGGCGCCGAAACGTGCTGGAGATTCTGCTCGGACGGCTCGCCAAGCGCGAGGTACCATTGAAGGGATTGGTCTATGGCGACATCGAGGCGACCTTCTCGGGGACCGTGACGCAAAGGATCAAAGTTCAATCCGGCCTGAGTACCGAGCAGTGCAAAGAGATCGTCAAGATCATCAAAGAGTTAAAGCTGAAAGTGAAGACGTCGATTCAGGATGCGCAGGTACGGGTGGCCGGTTCAAAGAAGGATGACTTGCAATCGGTGATCGAGGCGTTGCGCGGCGCGGACTTGTCATTCCATCTGAGCTTCGACAATTATCGGTGACCGAGCCGCCTGCCCGCGTCCGTCGTTTGGCCCGTGGTCTCCCTACAAATCCCGACCCGACGGCGGCACAATCAACTCCGAGAATCGGATCGCTTCATGGTTGAGTCGTGTGATGTCGGCCCCCTTTTCGACTCCCGGCACGGACGTGTCACCGACGCATTGCCACAGATGCCAGGTTGACCATCCGCTCGGAACTTTCGGCTCATCGACTTCATACTCGGCGATCCACAGCGGGTAATCGCCGAATTCCGGACCAAGATGTTCGTTCCAAAACTTGGGGCTGGTGTAGATGATCGGTTTGACTCCGTAGTGACTCTCCACGACATCGAGCCACCGTTTCAGCCGTGCCTTCAGTCCCGGCTGCGTATGGTGGCCGATCAATTCGATATCCACCACCGGAGCCAAATCTCCGGGCTCTAACTCGACCACGCCGATAAACAATTGCGCCTGCGTATCGGGATCGTCTTCGGTCACATAGAAGTGATACGCGCCACGCGCCATCCCGGCGGACTTCACCTCTGACCAGTGGGAGCCAAACGACGGATCACGCAGATCATCGCCCTCGGTTGCTTTCAGGAACGCGAACGTGAATTCCTGAGCGGCGACGGCGGTCCAATCGACCGATCCGCTGTGGAACGACACGTCAATGCCCTTGTGCAGCCGCTGGTCGATCGACAACTGAGTTCCCGGGCCCTCAGTCTCAGGACTCTTGGCGTTCTTGTATACGCCTTCGCGTT includes the following:
- a CDS encoding YajQ family cyclic di-GMP-binding protein, which codes for MAQDYSFDVVSKIDMEEVLNAVNQATREMSQRFDFKGSKSSIALNRKEREITVVGDDDMRRRNVLEILLGRLAKREVPLKGLVYGDIEATFSGTVTQRIKVQSGLSTEQCKEIVKIIKELKLKVKTSIQDAQVRVAGSKKDDLQSVIEALRGADLSFHLSFDNYR
- a CDS encoding GH25 family lysozyme; protein product: MPMPSRLPYLAIAPVAVLVTLGFYFAFEREGVYKNAKSPETEGPGTQLSIDQRLHKGIDVSFHSGSVDWTAVAAQEFTFAFLKATEGDDLRDPSFGSHWSEVKSAGMARGAYHFYVTEDDPDTQAQLFIGVVELEPGDLAPVVDIELIGHHTQPGLKARLKRWLDVVESHYGVKPIIYTSPKFWNEHLGPEFGDYPLWIAEYEVDEPKVPSGWSTWHLWQCVGDTSVPGVEKGADITRLNHEAIRFSELIVPPSGRDL